One window of the Chitinophaga niabensis genome contains the following:
- a CDS encoding ThuA domain-containing protein — MMSYRFSRLLVYLFLFSCLACKTTGKMESSQVNWKNIQVLVYTKNGKGYVHDNIPNAVAAFQKMGKEHGFTVDVSDDPKVFTDDNLHKYAALIFTSTNNEVFDTEQQKVAFMRYIQSGGGFMGVHSAIGTERSWTWFKQLLGGTFLWHARSQSFKVNVIDASHPSVKDVPKVWTRFDECYFSKELYPGIKVVMAHDVSSLNPNQDTLIKKSMGSYGNLYPAVWYQDFDGGHVWFTALGHHKEDYEKADLVNHLYQGLHWLVGQTRVRDLSKAYATSPQTPVRY; from the coding sequence ATGATGAGCTATCGCTTTTCCAGACTGCTGGTGTATCTTTTCCTGTTCTCGTGTCTGGCTTGTAAAACTACCGGCAAAATGGAAAGCAGCCAGGTGAACTGGAAAAACATCCAGGTACTGGTGTATACAAAGAACGGCAAGGGTTATGTACATGACAATATTCCGAATGCGGTAGCGGCATTTCAGAAAATGGGGAAGGAGCATGGGTTTACAGTGGATGTATCTGATGATCCGAAAGTTTTTACTGACGATAACCTGCATAAATACGCAGCGCTGATCTTTACGAGCACAAACAATGAAGTGTTTGATACAGAACAGCAGAAAGTTGCCTTCATGCGGTATATTCAATCCGGCGGCGGATTTATGGGTGTTCACTCAGCCATTGGTACAGAACGCAGCTGGACCTGGTTTAAACAATTACTGGGTGGAACTTTCCTCTGGCATGCGCGGTCCCAGTCGTTCAAGGTGAATGTGATAGATGCTTCGCATCCATCCGTAAAAGATGTGCCGAAAGTATGGACGCGGTTTGACGAATGTTATTTTTCAAAGGAACTGTATCCGGGCATAAAGGTGGTAATGGCACATGATGTATCCAGCCTGAACCCTAACCAGGATACCCTGATCAAAAAGAGCATGGGTTCTTACGGGAACCTTTACCCGGCAGTATGGTACCAGGATTTTGATGGCGGGCATGTTTGGTTCACGGCTTTGGGGCATCATAAAGAAGATTATGAAAAAGCGGATCTTGTGAACCATCTTTACCAGGGACTTCATTGGCTGGTTGGACAAACAAGGGTGAGAGACCTTTCCAAAGCCTATGCTACCAGTCCACAGACACCGGTTCGTTATTAA
- a CDS encoding MFS transporter, producing the protein MSTNQLPRNASTAWRLKAIFTGSIGNLVEWYDWYAYAAFAIYFAPVFFPEGNSTVQLLNTAAIFAVGFLMRPIGGWLFGSIADKQGRKASMTLSVLLMSFGSMMIAFTPSYESIGMAAPILLLLARLLQGLSVGGEYGTSATYLSEVASSDRRGFFSSFQYVTLIGGQLFALGIQLLLQKVFLTPAELSEWGWRIPFVIGALLALVALYLRRNMHESVDLHDKKKERGSVMVLLKKHPQAVLTVVGLTLGGTIAFYTYTTYMQKFLVNTVKLSKEHSTIISFSLMLIYACLQPAFGWLSDKVGRKPLLVGFGVLGTLLTVPILTAVSETTSAWSAFFLILMALLIVSGYTSINAVVKAELFPAEVRALGVGLPYALTVAIFGGTAEYLALYFKNIGHESWYYWYVTACIFVSLLVYITAKDSQKNSYMDKEQL; encoded by the coding sequence ATGTCCACAAACCAGCTTCCCCGGAATGCTTCCACTGCCTGGCGATTAAAGGCAATTTTTACCGGCTCTATTGGCAACCTGGTTGAGTGGTATGATTGGTATGCCTATGCAGCCTTTGCCATTTACTTTGCGCCGGTATTTTTTCCAGAGGGTAATTCCACTGTACAGTTATTGAATACTGCTGCCATCTTTGCTGTAGGTTTTCTCATGCGGCCCATTGGTGGCTGGTTATTTGGGAGTATTGCAGATAAACAGGGGAGGAAAGCATCCATGACCTTATCCGTGTTACTGATGTCTTTCGGTTCCATGATGATTGCCTTCACACCATCCTATGAATCCATTGGTATGGCTGCGCCCATACTTTTGTTGCTGGCAAGGCTTTTACAGGGATTGAGTGTGGGTGGTGAATATGGTACTTCTGCAACTTACCTGAGTGAAGTGGCCTCCTCAGACAGAAGGGGATTTTTTTCCAGCTTTCAATATGTGACTTTAATCGGCGGTCAGTTATTCGCATTGGGGATCCAGTTGTTGTTGCAGAAAGTTTTTCTCACGCCGGCTGAATTAAGTGAATGGGGGTGGCGTATTCCTTTTGTGATCGGTGCATTGCTGGCGCTGGTGGCTTTATACCTTCGCCGGAATATGCATGAGTCTGTAGACCTGCATGATAAAAAGAAAGAACGCGGTTCCGTAATGGTGTTACTGAAGAAACATCCGCAAGCGGTGTTAACCGTAGTGGGACTAACATTGGGCGGAACGATCGCGTTTTATACTTACACTACTTACATGCAAAAGTTCCTGGTGAATACGGTGAAGTTATCCAAGGAACATTCCACGATCATTTCTTTTTCCCTGATGCTGATCTATGCCTGCTTGCAACCTGCATTCGGATGGCTGTCAGATAAAGTTGGTCGAAAACCTTTGCTGGTGGGGTTTGGCGTGTTGGGTACATTATTGACTGTTCCCATCCTTACTGCAGTGAGTGAAACTACTTCGGCCTGGAGTGCCTTCTTCCTCATACTGATGGCATTGTTAATTGTGAGCGGTTATACTTCTATTAATGCGGTGGTGAAAGCAGAATTATTTCCTGCGGAAGTGAGGGCTTTGGGTGTTGGTTTACCCTATGCATTAACGGTAGCCATTTTTGGCGGAACGGCAGAATATCTTGCGCTTTATTTTAAGAACATCGGGCATGAGTCCTGGTACTACTGGTATGTAACGGCATGCATCTTTGTGTCGCTGTTAGTATATATTACTGCAAAGGACAGTCAGAAGAATTCCTACATGGATAAAGAACAATTATAA
- a CDS encoding LacI family DNA-binding transcriptional regulator produces MNKPHSVTIKDIAQQLKLSPSTVSRALRDSKDIKPETRLLVRQVAEELHYSPNPIALSLKEKRSKIIGVIVPEIANTFCSATIAGIEDIAYKRGYHVMIFQSHEAYEREVASVHLLESRRMDGLIISVSGETRQFDHLEEMNAPMVMFDRIHEGIPAHKVVVDDKIGAFQGVEHLIQQGFRDVAIISMAPWLSITENRLNGYKEALKKYDIPLRKEWMVHCDFNTTAMDAAIRHLFSGNIKPNALFFSVERLAISCLKVLGELGLRIPEDVALAGFSDNPVSPYLAPALTSIRQPTFEIGQISAELLIEQIEDPSAPVAYKTIQLNTTLDIRASSLKI; encoded by the coding sequence ATGAATAAACCGCATTCTGTAACCATCAAGGATATTGCTCAACAGCTGAAGTTATCGCCTTCCACCGTTTCGAGGGCCTTGCGTGATAGCAAGGACATCAAACCGGAAACGCGTTTACTCGTTCGGCAGGTGGCGGAAGAACTGCACTATAGCCCCAATCCCATTGCTCTCTCTTTAAAAGAAAAACGCAGTAAGATCATCGGTGTGATCGTCCCGGAAATTGCAAACACCTTCTGTTCCGCTACCATAGCAGGAATAGAGGATATCGCATACAAAAGAGGTTATCATGTGATGATCTTCCAAAGCCATGAAGCCTATGAGCGGGAAGTGGCCAGTGTGCATTTACTGGAATCCCGCCGGATGGATGGACTGATCATTTCTGTATCCGGGGAAACCCGCCAGTTTGATCATCTTGAAGAAATGAATGCCCCCATGGTAATGTTCGATCGCATCCATGAAGGGATTCCCGCACATAAAGTAGTGGTAGATGATAAGATAGGTGCTTTTCAGGGTGTGGAACATTTGATCCAACAGGGTTTCAGAGATGTTGCGATTATTTCCATGGCGCCATGGTTATCCATCACAGAGAATAGGTTGAACGGGTATAAAGAAGCATTGAAGAAATATGACATCCCCCTGCGTAAAGAATGGATGGTGCATTGTGATTTTAATACAACAGCGATGGACGCCGCCATCCGTCACCTTTTCTCCGGAAACATCAAACCAAATGCTTTATTCTTTTCTGTAGAAAGATTAGCCATCAGCTGCCTGAAAGTTTTGGGAGAATTAGGGTTACGCATTCCGGAAGATGTGGCTTTAGCCGGGTTCTCAGATAATCCGGTAAGCCCCTACCTGGCTCCCGCCCTTACTTCTATCCGGCAACCGACTTTTGAAATAGGACAGATCTCAGCCGAACTGTTGATAGAGCAGATAGAAGATCCTTCTGCTCCGGTAGCTTACAAAACCATCCAATTGAATACCACCCTCGATATAAGGGCCAGCAGCTTGAAGATCTAA
- a CDS encoding winged helix DNA-binding domain-containing protein, whose amino-acid sequence MTARDLIHLRLHHQLLSQTTATSVADVVTHLCAMQAQDYAGAKWSIGLRLPGITDAGIEAAISAKSIVRATTIRGTLHFVSPADIRWINAFVRPRIVSKYAGRYKQLELDDAVVTKSNIVFEKVLAKEELTRKELEVLLVKNGIVVTNERMNHFLSRAALDQVICCGARRGKEFTYALLDSWAPSSPAITAEEARAKLALRYFTGHGPATANDFASWAGLTLGEARAGLASVAGELSLLTYNDTEYWMKPASGPYKNTSGVFLLPGFDEYYIGYEDRSLIVDEDREKKLIPLNGIFSPTIVVNGKIEGTWKRTVKKNVMQMESAPFQPFSDARQQAMVKASKPFSKFMELPVEWI is encoded by the coding sequence ATGACAGCCCGGGACCTTATTCATCTTCGTCTTCATCATCAACTCCTTTCTCAAACAACCGCCACTTCGGTTGCTGATGTGGTTACACATCTCTGTGCCATGCAGGCGCAGGATTATGCTGGTGCAAAATGGTCTATAGGCCTGCGTTTACCGGGGATCACAGATGCAGGTATTGAAGCGGCCATCTCTGCAAAATCTATTGTACGCGCAACTACTATCAGGGGCACCTTACATTTTGTTTCGCCGGCAGATATACGCTGGATCAATGCATTTGTACGGCCACGTATTGTTTCAAAATATGCAGGGCGTTATAAACAATTGGAGCTTGACGATGCCGTGGTTACGAAAAGCAATATCGTTTTTGAAAAGGTATTGGCAAAGGAAGAGCTGACACGTAAAGAACTTGAGGTGTTGCTCGTAAAAAATGGCATCGTGGTTACGAATGAAAGGATGAATCATTTCCTTAGCCGCGCTGCATTAGACCAGGTGATCTGTTGTGGTGCTCGCCGGGGTAAGGAATTCACCTATGCATTGCTGGATAGCTGGGCGCCTTCTTCTCCAGCCATCACTGCTGAAGAGGCAAGGGCGAAATTAGCGCTGCGTTATTTTACAGGGCATGGGCCCGCTACAGCAAACGATTTTGCTTCATGGGCAGGATTGACGTTGGGTGAAGCAAGAGCGGGTTTGGCATCTGTTGCCGGAGAGCTTTCTTTACTCACTTATAATGATACGGAGTATTGGATGAAACCCGCAAGTGGGCCTTACAAAAATACTTCCGGCGTTTTTCTATTGCCGGGGTTTGATGAATATTATATCGGGTATGAAGACAGGTCGCTGATTGTAGATGAGGACCGTGAAAAGAAATTAATTCCTTTGAATGGGATCTTCAGTCCTACTATTGTAGTGAACGGAAAAATAGAGGGTACCTGGAAACGGACGGTGAAAAAGAATGTAATGCAAATGGAAAGCGCTCCTTTCCAGCCATTCAGTGATGCCCGTCAACAAGCTATGGTTAAGGCATCCAAGCCTTTTTCGAAGTTTATGGAACTACCAGTTGAATGGATATAG
- a CDS encoding putative oxidoreductase C-terminal domain-containing protein produces MKYSYILALGLFTVACNQPTANDKTDMVQLITLDPGHFHAALVQKSMYPGIDSVVNVYAPDGAELNAHLALIDSYNARSENPTHWKEVVYKGPDFLEKMLAEKKGNVVILAGNNKLKTSYINKSIAAGLNVLGDKPMAISEADFQLLEKTFADADEKKVLLYDIMTERSEITNILQKELAHQPAVFGELEKGSVEKPAIEIESIHHFYKYVSGKILRRPSWFFDPAQQGDAIVDVNTHLVDIVQWMAFDTTIIDYKKDIEVQQAEKWPTPLKQSEFTAITGAEVIPDNLKPFVVQDSIINVPANGAIHYAINGVNAKVTALWNYQAPEGGGDSHYALVRGTKANLVIRQGKEENWKPELYIEPLENDEKFAQDLQATIQSLQQKYPGIGVEKKETNWKITIPDNLKTGHEAHFADVMQRYLQFLKNGKVPEWEVRNMIAKYYVTTKGLAIAKQQ; encoded by the coding sequence ATGAAATATTCCTACATCCTGGCTTTAGGCTTGTTTACAGTAGCCTGCAATCAGCCAACGGCAAACGACAAAACCGATATGGTACAGCTGATCACTTTGGACCCCGGGCATTTTCATGCGGCCCTTGTGCAAAAGTCCATGTATCCGGGTATTGACAGTGTGGTAAATGTTTATGCGCCTGATGGTGCAGAACTGAATGCACACCTTGCACTGATTGATTCTTATAATGCAAGGTCTGAAAATCCTACACATTGGAAAGAGGTGGTGTATAAAGGACCGGACTTCCTGGAGAAAATGCTGGCAGAGAAAAAAGGCAATGTGGTGATCCTGGCGGGAAACAATAAATTGAAAACATCTTATATCAACAAGTCTATCGCCGCAGGATTAAATGTACTGGGAGATAAACCCATGGCCATTTCCGAAGCGGATTTCCAGTTGCTGGAAAAGACCTTTGCGGATGCGGATGAAAAAAAGGTATTGCTGTATGATATTATGACGGAGCGTTCCGAGATCACCAATATCCTGCAAAAAGAACTGGCTCATCAGCCGGCTGTTTTTGGTGAGCTGGAAAAAGGTTCTGTGGAAAAACCAGCTATTGAAATTGAAAGTATCCATCACTTTTATAAATACGTTTCCGGCAAGATCTTAAGAAGGCCATCCTGGTTCTTTGATCCTGCACAACAGGGAGACGCCATCGTAGATGTGAACACACACCTGGTGGATATTGTACAATGGATGGCTTTTGATACCACCATCATTGATTACAAAAAAGATATCGAAGTACAACAGGCTGAAAAATGGCCTACTCCTTTAAAACAATCTGAGTTCACTGCCATCACCGGTGCCGAAGTGATCCCGGATAACCTGAAACCATTTGTGGTACAGGATTCTATTATCAACGTTCCCGCCAATGGTGCTATCCATTATGCGATCAATGGTGTGAATGCAAAAGTTACTGCGCTTTGGAACTACCAGGCTCCGGAAGGCGGGGGAGATAGTCATTATGCTTTGGTGCGTGGTACAAAAGCAAATCTGGTGATCCGCCAGGGCAAAGAGGAAAATTGGAAACCGGAGTTATATATAGAGCCGCTGGAGAATGATGAAAAGTTTGCGCAGGACCTTCAGGCAACAATACAATCGTTACAGCAAAAGTATCCCGGCATCGGTGTGGAGAAAAAAGAAACAAACTGGAAGATCACTATTCCTGATAATCTCAAGACAGGCCATGAAGCACATTTCGCAGATGTAATGCAGCGTTATCTGCAATTCCTGAAAAATGGTAAAGTACCAGAATGGGAAGTACGCAACATGATCGCTAAATATTACGTGACCACAAAAGGATTGGCAATCGCCAAGCAACAATAA
- a CDS encoding Gfo/Idh/MocA family protein has translation MNKKKNPEKESSRRKFLKNSLKGAVGTLALTNFPTIVPAHVVSGPLAPSNRINVGCIGNGRIAREHDMPGVWKHDVARIIAVCDLDKNRLQSAQKLVTDYYTKKGQASSDAVKMYDDYRELLNNKDIDAVTISTPDHWHVLPAIHAVRAGKDVYLQKPASLTISEGRALSNEVHKSGRILQIGSQQRSMPQFKKACELVRNGRIGKLHTIYVGLPIDNPAESTVETDMPIPAGLNYEKWLGETPYVPYTLKRVHPTNDFSRPGWLRCEQFGAGMITGWGAHHFDIVNWGMGTEYTGPIEITASAEFPPAGNLWDVHGPFKSENLYANGVKVLASNSYPNGVKFIGSEGWIFVSRGNYSATANDPTSAAKNSKALDASDPRILSSVIGPNEIHLIDSKDHHGNWLESVISRNPPLAPIEVGHRACTVCLLNHAGMKLKRKLYWDPIKEVFKNDDEANAMLTRPQRFPYALD, from the coding sequence ATGAATAAAAAGAAGAACCCGGAAAAGGAATCTTCCCGCAGGAAATTCCTTAAAAATTCTCTCAAAGGTGCTGTTGGTACGCTAGCGTTAACCAACTTCCCTACCATTGTTCCCGCCCATGTGGTGAGTGGCCCGCTGGCTCCCAGCAACCGCATCAATGTTGGATGTATCGGTAACGGACGTATTGCCCGTGAACATGATATGCCCGGTGTATGGAAACATGATGTAGCCCGCATTATTGCTGTATGTGATCTGGATAAGAACAGGCTGCAGTCTGCTCAGAAACTCGTAACAGATTATTACACTAAAAAAGGGCAGGCTTCCTCTGATGCGGTTAAAATGTATGACGACTACCGCGAGCTTTTAAATAATAAAGACATAGATGCCGTTACCATCAGTACGCCTGATCACTGGCACGTGTTGCCAGCTATCCATGCTGTACGTGCAGGAAAGGATGTATATCTTCAAAAACCTGCATCGCTCACTATTTCGGAAGGAAGGGCATTGAGCAATGAAGTACATAAATCCGGCCGTATTCTGCAAATAGGCAGCCAGCAACGTTCCATGCCACAGTTCAAAAAAGCCTGTGAGCTGGTGCGTAACGGGCGCATCGGGAAACTGCATACGATTTATGTTGGGCTGCCGATCGATAATCCAGCAGAAAGTACAGTAGAAACAGATATGCCTATCCCCGCAGGATTGAACTACGAAAAATGGCTGGGAGAAACGCCTTATGTTCCTTACACTTTGAAGCGGGTACATCCAACCAATGATTTTTCAAGACCGGGATGGTTGCGTTGTGAACAATTTGGTGCCGGTATGATCACCGGCTGGGGTGCTCACCATTTTGATATTGTGAACTGGGGTATGGGTACTGAATATACCGGGCCTATTGAAATTACCGCCAGCGCTGAGTTTCCGCCTGCCGGAAATCTTTGGGATGTACACGGGCCATTCAAATCTGAAAACCTGTACGCCAATGGTGTGAAGGTATTGGCCAGTAACAGTTATCCCAATGGCGTGAAGTTCATTGGTTCTGAAGGATGGATCTTTGTTTCCCGCGGCAACTATTCTGCTACAGCAAACGATCCCACTTCTGCAGCGAAGAATAGCAAAGCGCTGGATGCAAGTGATCCACGTATTTTATCTTCCGTGATAGGACCGAATGAAATTCATCTGATAGACAGTAAAGACCATCATGGTAACTGGCTGGAATCTGTTATCAGCCGGAATCCTCCGCTGGCGCCGATTGAGGTAGGGCATAGGGCTTGTACGGTTTGCCTCCTGAATCATGCAGGCATGAAACTGAAACGGAAATTATATTGGGATCCGATCAAAGAAGTGTTTAAAAATGATGATGAAGCGAATGCGATGCTGACCCGTCCGCAACGTTTTCCTTATGCATTAGATTGA
- a CDS encoding SDR family NAD(P)-dependent oxidoreductase, translating into MITSSEFELSGKLALVTGGGSGLGLSIAQKFVTYGARVVIAGRREDVLQAAVAKLGANAAYKVCDLSQLSGIGALVEGVEKDFGEIDILVNNAGINLKKNVLEVSDEDFAEVVRTNQLAVFSLTREVAKKMTDRKRGNIIMISSMASQYGIPKVIAYTAAKSAVEGMTRALAVELSPLGLRVNCIAPGFIETDMSAKALNNDPERKNRVLSRTPMQHLGKPDDIGLAAVFLASDAAKYITGVVLPVDGGNSIGF; encoded by the coding sequence ATGATCACAAGCAGTGAATTTGAATTGTCCGGAAAACTGGCCTTGGTAACAGGTGGAGGCTCCGGACTAGGGCTTTCTATCGCTCAAAAATTCGTTACATATGGCGCCCGCGTAGTTATTGCAGGCCGCCGGGAAGATGTTTTGCAGGCTGCTGTGGCCAAGCTCGGCGCAAATGCAGCTTATAAAGTGTGTGATCTCTCACAGCTTTCCGGAATAGGAGCTTTGGTGGAAGGTGTGGAAAAGGATTTTGGCGAGATTGATATCCTGGTGAATAATGCGGGTATCAATCTGAAGAAAAATGTGCTGGAAGTGAGTGATGAGGATTTTGCTGAAGTGGTGCGCACGAATCAACTTGCCGTTTTTTCTCTCACGCGGGAAGTGGCTAAAAAAATGACGGACAGAAAACGGGGCAACATTATTATGATCAGCTCCATGGCCTCGCAGTATGGTATTCCCAAGGTGATTGCGTATACAGCAGCAAAATCTGCGGTGGAAGGAATGACCAGGGCACTGGCAGTTGAATTGTCGCCGCTGGGGCTTCGTGTCAATTGTATTGCGCCGGGGTTTATAGAAACGGATATGTCTGCCAAAGCATTGAACAACGACCCGGAAAGGAAAAACCGCGTACTAAGCAGAACACCTATGCAACATTTAGGCAAACCGGATGATATAGGACTGGCAGCTGTATTCCTTGCTTCCGACGCCGCGAAATATATCACCGGAGTAGTTCTGCCAGTTGATGGCGGAAATTCAATCGGATTCTAA